A genomic stretch from Halobellus sp. LT62 includes:
- a CDS encoding ArsR/SmtB family transcription factor translates to MAETNRSTHDSGEHPRLLPEHSLLSLEEYLEMQQAIGNETRFRILNRLVESGDQSATELKEALDIESNTLHYHLDTLVDVGLVANRKRKESSSDGLYSYYRATSLGEGILEHGVRELMREEWELLDAYSGESVTPE, encoded by the coding sequence ATGGCCGAGACGAACCGATCGACTCACGATTCGGGCGAACACCCGAGATTGCTCCCTGAGCACAGCCTGCTCTCGCTCGAAGAGTATCTCGAAATGCAGCAGGCAATCGGAAACGAAACCCGATTTCGGATACTGAATCGTCTCGTTGAATCGGGTGACCAAAGCGCGACAGAGCTCAAAGAGGCGCTCGATATCGAATCTAACACCCTCCATTATCACCTCGATACGCTCGTCGATGTCGGCCTCGTCGCAAACCGAAAGCGCAAGGAATCATCCAGCGACGGGCTCTATTCATACTACCGTGCGACCTCGCTCGGTGAGGGGATTCTCGAACACGGGGTTCGAGAACTGATGCGAGAAGAGTGGGAACTCCTCGACGCGTACTCCGGCGAGTCAGTGACTCCCGAGTGA
- a CDS encoding DUF7509 family protein, with product MRERIRETLGDLAHSEFLVYLMGPYKAFDIAETIKLSEEAGVATKIPESVDFGTLVDSDVALDQDEAVLDLLLDVRDRLRTNPGVNAFLAIDIDIPLEEMDAGTQSIEFALASNAIIYLVPRVGDNLGVGIETGSVLEAIYRDGQTTDEETANSHTERVAFVHESGVRSAMIAALQERWDARVYSYTDRDDLTRQIRLFVRDLARREQRGELPEL from the coding sequence ATGCGCGAGCGAATCAGGGAAACCCTCGGCGATCTCGCTCACTCGGAGTTTCTGGTGTATCTGATGGGGCCGTACAAGGCATTTGATATTGCAGAAACCATCAAGCTATCCGAAGAGGCTGGTGTAGCAACGAAAATCCCAGAGAGCGTCGATTTTGGGACGCTCGTAGATTCCGATGTTGCCCTCGATCAAGACGAAGCTGTACTCGATCTGCTACTCGATGTTCGGGACCGGCTTCGAACGAATCCCGGTGTAAACGCGTTTCTCGCGATCGATATCGATATTCCCCTCGAAGAGATGGACGCGGGAACACAGAGCATCGAGTTTGCGCTTGCGAGCAATGCGATAATTTACCTCGTACCGAGGGTCGGAGATAATCTCGGGGTCGGGATCGAGACTGGCTCCGTTTTAGAAGCAATCTATCGCGACGGTCAGACGACTGATGAGGAAACAGCGAACAGCCACACCGAACGTGTCGCGTTCGTCCACGAGTCTGGCGTTCGAAGTGCGATGATCGCAGCGCTCCAAGAGCGATGGGACGCACGCGTCTACTCCTACACAGACCGAGACGACCTCACGCGACAGATTCGGCTCTTCGTCCGTGACCTCGCTCGCAGAGAACAACGCGGGGAGCTACCGGAATTATAG
- the aglJ gene encoding S-layer glycoprotein N-glycosyltransferase AglJ: MDYDDVTVLVPTYNEAETIGQVIDDFRDHGFDDVLVVDGGSDDATDEIAEEHGARVVYQSESGKGQAVREGVDEHVDREYVLMLDGDATYRVEDADAMLEPLFENEAEHVIGDRFADLREGAMTRFNQIGNRIINRGFAYVHGENFGDILSGYRAFTRESFLRMTLTSDGFGVETEMAVECAKRGIRTTVVPITYLPRPSGSDTNLRPVRDGGIIFLELYRRAKTNNPLFYFGSLGVLSTLTGLLIAVYVLVEWVTVGISHEVMAVVSGFGIIVGVQLLMFGVLADLILTLHRDTLQKIDEETQSE, from the coding sequence ATGGATTACGACGACGTCACGGTCCTCGTACCCACGTACAACGAGGCCGAGACGATCGGCCAGGTGATCGACGACTTTCGCGATCACGGGTTCGACGACGTCCTCGTCGTCGACGGCGGCTCCGACGACGCTACCGACGAGATCGCCGAAGAGCACGGTGCACGCGTCGTCTACCAGTCCGAGTCAGGAAAGGGACAGGCGGTTCGAGAGGGCGTTGACGAACACGTCGACCGCGAGTACGTCCTGATGCTCGACGGCGACGCGACATATCGAGTCGAGGACGCCGACGCGATGCTCGAACCGCTTTTCGAAAACGAGGCCGAGCACGTCATCGGCGACCGCTTCGCAGATCTGCGCGAGGGCGCGATGACGCGTTTCAACCAGATCGGCAACCGGATCATCAATCGCGGGTTCGCGTACGTCCACGGCGAGAACTTCGGCGACATCCTCTCGGGCTACCGCGCGTTCACCCGCGAGTCGTTCCTGCGGATGACGCTCACCTCCGACGGCTTCGGCGTCGAGACGGAGATGGCCGTCGAATGCGCCAAGCGTGGCATCCGCACGACGGTCGTCCCGATCACCTACCTCCCGCGGCCGTCCGGATCGGATACGAACCTCAGACCCGTCCGCGACGGTGGGATCATCTTCTTGGAACTGTACCGCCGCGCGAAGACCAATAATCCGCTCTTTTACTTCGGAAGTCTTGGCGTCCTCTCGACGCTCACCGGCCTCCTCATCGCCGTCTACGTCCTCGTCGAGTGGGTCACCGTCGGGATCTCCCACGAGGTGATGGCGGTCGTCTCCGGCTTCGGGATCATCGTCGGCGTCCAACTGTTGATGTTCGGTGTGCTCGCCGACCTCATCCTGACGCTGCATCGCGACACGCTGCAGAAGATCGACGAGGAGACGCAATCCGAATAA
- a CDS encoding ribbon-helix-helix domain-containing protein: MTEYTTVSIPKDLAERVDETIEGTSFSSTSDLVRFLLRSIVIQYQREGELTEAQFEDIAEQLADLGYLDR, encoded by the coding sequence ATGACCGAGTACACGACCGTCTCGATCCCGAAAGACCTCGCAGAGCGGGTCGACGAGACCATCGAGGGGACCAGCTTTTCGAGCACCAGCGACCTCGTTCGCTTCCTCCTGCGGAGCATCGTCATCCAGTACCAGCGGGAGGGCGAGCTCACCGAGGCGCAGTTCGAGGACATCGCAGAGCAGCTCGCTGATCTCGGCTATCTGGATCGCTGA
- a CDS encoding DUF502 domain-containing protein, translating into MSDARPDVPSMRRVQRSMYDVVREAFISGLAVVIPLVITIAVFLFLFNAVYGYLNLFSDAVVVLPVVSHIPNALNVSTETLIEVSAPIIVFGSVLAIGLVVNSSRYGERAVEQFDYVIAQIPGVGSVYESFRRMSDVVLESDAENFREVKLAEFPHEGAYTLGFVTTETPEVLRTAAGHERMLTLFLPLAPNPVMGGHLVHLPESRVVDVDMTVEEGVQAIVTSGVAMTDRDDGLSREELNSLTDANLCGDGENEVSSNDDETDGMPSDENPQSSAAATDPESRYDERVDPAHVETPHELARRERGLDIGDSTAEAEDDPDEH; encoded by the coding sequence ATGTCTGACGCGCGCCCGGACGTCCCCTCGATGAGACGGGTCCAAAGATCGATGTACGACGTCGTTCGTGAGGCCTTCATCTCCGGGCTCGCGGTCGTGATCCCACTCGTCATCACCATCGCCGTCTTCCTCTTTCTGTTCAACGCCGTCTACGGCTATCTGAACCTGTTTTCGGACGCGGTCGTCGTCCTTCCGGTCGTCTCACACATACCCAACGCGTTGAACGTCAGCACCGAGACGCTCATCGAGGTGTCGGCCCCGATCATCGTCTTCGGCTCCGTCCTCGCTATCGGTCTCGTGGTGAACAGCTCTCGGTACGGCGAACGCGCCGTCGAACAGTTCGATTACGTCATCGCGCAGATCCCGGGCGTCGGTTCCGTCTACGAGAGCTTCCGGCGAATGAGCGACGTGGTGCTCGAATCCGACGCGGAGAACTTCCGCGAGGTCAAACTGGCCGAATTCCCGCACGAGGGAGCGTACACCCTCGGGTTCGTGACCACGGAAACGCCCGAGGTGCTTCGGACGGCCGCGGGCCACGAACGGATGCTCACGTTGTTTCTGCCGCTCGCACCCAACCCGGTGATGGGTGGCCACCTCGTCCATCTCCCCGAGAGCCGCGTGGTGGACGTCGATATGACCGTCGAGGAGGGCGTACAGGCGATCGTCACGAGCGGCGTGGCGATGACCGACCGCGACGACGGGCTCTCGCGGGAGGAACTCAACTCGCTGACCGATGCGAACCTCTGCGGGGACGGAGAAAACGAGGTGTCCTCCAACGATGACGAGACAGACGGGATGCCCTCCGACGAGAACCCACAATCGTCCGCGGCCGCGACCGATCCGGAGTCTCGCTACGACGAGCGAGTCGATCCCGCACACGTCGAGACACCGCACGAGTTGGCTCGTCGCGAGCGCGGACTCGACATCGGGGACTCGACCGCGGAGGCCGAAGACGACCCCGACGAGCACTGA
- a CDS encoding archease, which yields MSFELREHTADVAVEAIAPDLSTLFGHVADGLAAASCEKIPDPAPDAAETFAVDVAAEGLQALLFDYLDQLIYERDVRSVLPVGNRVRIEQRRDRQASGTAEAADWHLSGTYRGIPLEDLDAREVKAVTYSEMRVEEADTGWVAYVVFDI from the coding sequence ATGTCCTTCGAGCTTCGCGAGCACACCGCCGACGTCGCCGTCGAGGCGATCGCGCCCGACCTCTCGACGCTCTTCGGCCACGTCGCAGACGGGCTCGCGGCGGCCTCCTGCGAGAAGATTCCCGACCCCGCGCCCGACGCGGCCGAAACGTTCGCGGTCGACGTCGCCGCCGAGGGCCTGCAGGCGCTGTTGTTCGATTACCTCGATCAACTGATCTACGAGCGCGACGTGCGGAGCGTCCTGCCGGTCGGGAACCGGGTGCGAATCGAACAGAGGCGGGACAGGCAAGCAAGCGGGACTGCGGAAGCGGCGGACTGGCACCTGTCCGGCACTTATCGGGGCATTCCGCTCGAGGACCTCGACGCGCGCGAGGTGAAAGCCGTGACCTACTCCGAAATGCGCGTCGAGGAGGCCGATACGGGATGGGTCGCGTACGTCGTATTCGACATTTAA
- a CDS encoding helix-turn-helix transcriptional regulator — translation MTDRAVRVFCVALVVVALVGGVGAATQDASAQTTETIAGSQIAPDDVSMRVALTPEGTAAWTIEYRVRLDDENTTEAFESLQTDISNNETEYTAQFRDRMASTAATAENATGREMAIQDVSVAATRQQLPQDYGVVTYTFVWTNFAVADGGEIRAGDAIAGLFLDEETTLQISWPDGYTLDTAQPDPDDTRLGSRLVVWNGPLDFGPNEPTLVAVESTGDGVTTTPADDAGAGDGANPLRYDVVALVVVAAGAGGWLLYRRRGGRSHVGGDSTGADATGSSTATPTASTADTGAVPDSDGNAAETPEDATSDTTAESASAAAASGGETDETPPWEDELLSNEERVLALVEHEGGRIKQQEVARTLDWTDAKTSQVIRKMRDADKLDAFRLGRENVLVLPGESLAPGGPDDESGDTSGSEDTDGAGDTNENGDT, via the coding sequence ATGACCGACCGCGCAGTGCGTGTCTTCTGTGTCGCCCTCGTCGTCGTCGCCCTCGTCGGGGGCGTCGGCGCGGCGACGCAGGACGCGTCGGCGCAGACGACGGAGACGATCGCCGGATCGCAGATCGCGCCGGACGACGTCTCGATGCGAGTCGCGCTCACGCCCGAGGGCACCGCGGCGTGGACGATCGAGTATCGGGTTCGCCTCGACGACGAGAACACCACCGAGGCGTTCGAGAGCCTCCAGACCGATATCAGCAACAACGAAACGGAGTACACCGCGCAGTTCCGCGATCGGATGGCCTCGACCGCGGCCACCGCGGAGAACGCCACCGGCCGAGAGATGGCGATTCAGGACGTCTCGGTCGCTGCGACCCGACAGCAGTTACCACAGGACTACGGCGTGGTAACCTACACCTTCGTCTGGACGAACTTCGCGGTCGCCGACGGCGGCGAAATCCGCGCTGGCGACGCGATTGCGGGGCTCTTCCTCGACGAGGAGACGACCCTGCAGATCTCGTGGCCGGACGGCTACACGCTCGATACGGCACAGCCGGACCCGGACGACACGCGCTTGGGTTCGCGACTTGTCGTCTGGAACGGCCCGCTCGACTTCGGGCCCAACGAACCGACCCTCGTCGCCGTCGAATCGACCGGCGACGGCGTGACCACCACGCCCGCCGACGACGCGGGAGCGGGCGACGGAGCCAACCCGCTCCGCTATGACGTTGTCGCGCTCGTCGTCGTCGCCGCTGGTGCGGGTGGCTGGCTGCTGTACCGACGTCGCGGCGGGAGATCGCACGTCGGCGGCGACTCGACGGGTGCGGACGCGACCGGGTCGTCGACGGCGACCCCGACCGCCTCGACCGCCGACACTGGCGCGGTACCGGATTCCGACGGGAATGCCGCCGAGACGCCCGAGGACGCGACGAGCGACACCACGGCGGAGTCCGCAAGCGCCGCCGCGGCGAGTGGAGGCGAGACCGACGAGACGCCCCCGTGGGAGGACGAACTCCTCAGCAACGAAGAGCGCGTGCTCGCGCTCGTCGAACACGAGGGCGGACGGATCAAGCAGCAGGAAGTCGCCCGTACGCTCGACTGGACCGACGCGAAAACGAGCCAAGTCATCCGGAAGATGCGCGATGCGGACAAACTCGACGCGTTCCGCTTGGGCCGCGAGAACGTGCTCGTCCTCCCCGGGGAGAGCTTGGCTCCGGGCGGTCCCGACGACGAGAGTGGAGACACGAGCGGAAGCGAGGATACGGACGGAGCCGGGGACACGAACGAAAACGGGGACACGTGA
- a CDS encoding DUF7096 domain-containing protein, translating to MRSELTLLVALVVVLAMVPIGAVATAADSPASLAAESTSAQVDGTDTATPQSNETDETASEEDESSSLSPGAQLAGVVAVQRTEIDSEVGSRAFGQRVAAAATNDSKAAVIATDVNDSRERIDRLRERLAELERSREAGNVSEGRYRANAAQLTAEINAIERRLEQANESASTLPEPVREANGINTSNIERLRTEARNLSGPEIAEIARGIAGDNAGRGMSAAAPGRSGGLPGQSDSSPGERGDAPDRSGDQLGDATGNATNDSERDAGGNGNPVASGGRDRGSQSTDLERGSASIGDGGEAESNATRGGAANNGSSGETARERESGSSERDGITSGVHSSDDPGQGEDVPGQSGDVFGQRGNAFASTATDLLRAAASVMD from the coding sequence ATGCGATCCGAACTGACGCTACTCGTCGCCCTCGTCGTCGTGCTCGCGATGGTCCCCATCGGCGCTGTCGCGACGGCTGCCGACTCGCCGGCGTCACTTGCTGCCGAGTCGACATCGGCGCAGGTGGACGGTACCGACACGGCGACGCCGCAGTCGAATGAGACGGACGAGACGGCGTCCGAGGAGGACGAATCGTCGTCGCTCAGTCCGGGCGCACAACTCGCGGGGGTGGTGGCAGTCCAGCGAACGGAAATCGATAGCGAAGTCGGTTCACGGGCCTTCGGGCAGCGGGTCGCCGCCGCGGCGACGAACGACTCCAAGGCGGCGGTCATCGCGACCGACGTCAACGACAGCCGCGAGCGGATCGATCGGCTCCGCGAGCGACTCGCCGAACTGGAGCGCTCTCGCGAGGCCGGAAACGTCTCGGAGGGTCGCTACCGCGCGAACGCGGCGCAGCTGACCGCCGAGATCAACGCGATCGAGCGGCGACTCGAACAGGCCAACGAGAGCGCTTCGACACTGCCAGAGCCGGTGCGCGAGGCCAACGGCATCAACACCTCGAACATCGAACGCCTTCGGACGGAGGCCCGAAACCTCTCGGGTCCCGAGATCGCCGAGATCGCCCGCGGCATCGCCGGTGATAATGCCGGTCGAGGAATGAGCGCCGCCGCACCGGGGCGGAGCGGTGGTCTCCCCGGGCAGAGCGATAGCTCACCGGGAGAGCGCGGTGACGCACCCGACCGCAGCGGTGACCAGTTGGGAGACGCAACCGGTAACGCAACGAACGACAGCGAGCGTGATGCGGGGGGAAACGGGAACCCGGTCGCCTCCGGCGGCCGTGATCGAGGGAGTCAGTCGACGGACCTCGAACGCGGGTCTGCATCGATCGGTGACGGCGGTGAGGCGGAATCGAACGCGACCCGCGGAGGGGCAGCGAATAACGGTTCCTCGGGCGAGACAGCGCGTGAACGGGAATCCGGTTCCAGCGAGCGAGACGGCATCACGTCGGGCGTTCACTCGTCCGACGATCCCGGCCAAGGCGAAGACGTTCCGGGACAGAGCGGTGACGTTTTCGGACAGCGCGGGAACGCCTTTGCATCCACCGCGACGGATCTACTCCGCGCCGCGGCCTCGGTGATGGATTGA
- a CDS encoding GNAT family N-acetyltransferase, with product MEGSDASGPATDAVSDASAVSIDRPDPSVVDALVDLWVALATDQRAHDSHILPEENRPVVRDTIARQAVSGGVRVARSGGEVVGFVTFDIERGAYAQDETRGVVRNVYVDPEYRGADVGTALMDEAEAALREADATVISLEAMAANRRAREFYRGRGYSPHRIQFEKRIEKGETADSASE from the coding sequence ATGGAGGGATCCGACGCAAGCGGACCGGCCACAGACGCCGTGAGCGACGCATCCGCCGTGTCGATCGACCGTCCGGACCCGTCGGTCGTCGACGCGCTCGTCGACCTGTGGGTCGCGCTCGCGACCGACCAGCGGGCGCACGACTCGCATATCCTCCCGGAGGAAAACCGGCCTGTCGTCCGCGATACGATCGCGCGACAGGCGGTGAGCGGCGGTGTCCGCGTCGCCCGAAGCGGAGGCGAGGTCGTCGGCTTCGTGACGTTCGATATCGAGCGCGGGGCGTACGCGCAGGACGAGACGCGGGGCGTCGTCCGGAACGTCTACGTCGACCCGGAGTACCGCGGTGCCGACGTCGGGACCGCGCTGATGGACGAGGCCGAAGCGGCGCTTCGGGAGGCCGACGCGACTGTCATCTCCCTAGAAGCGATGGCGGCGAACCGACGGGCCCGCGAGTTCTACCGCGGACGGGGGTACAGTCCCCACCGGATACAGTTCGAGAAGCGGATCGAAAAAGGAGAGACAGCGGACTCGGCGTCGGAGTGA
- a CDS encoding DNA-3-methyladenine glycosylase family protein: protein MDPIRTDPKLGPLVETHGELPIGTADDEFERFVVSIVNQQLSVESAAAIRERLFDRVDVTPAGVRDADDATLRDVGLSGQKIEYVRNVANAFEERDLTREGLEGEPDGAVLDTLTEIRGVGVWTGKMYLIFVLGRPDVFPVEDLGIRKGMAELYGFDEDDRDGMNEHAERWRPYRSHASRYLWRVVD from the coding sequence ATGGACCCGATCCGGACCGACCCGAAGCTGGGGCCGTTGGTGGAAACGCACGGCGAGCTGCCGATCGGCACCGCCGACGACGAGTTCGAACGCTTCGTCGTGTCGATCGTGAACCAGCAGCTCTCCGTCGAGTCGGCGGCGGCGATCCGCGAACGGCTGTTCGATCGCGTCGACGTGACGCCGGCGGGCGTGCGGGACGCCGACGACGCGACACTCCGGGACGTCGGGCTCTCGGGGCAGAAGATCGAGTACGTACGCAACGTCGCAAACGCGTTCGAAGAGCGGGATCTGACGCGCGAGGGGCTCGAAGGAGAGCCCGACGGAGCAGTGCTCGATACGCTGACCGAGATCCGCGGCGTCGGCGTCTGGACCGGGAAAATGTACCTCATCTTCGTGCTGGGTCGCCCGGACGTGTTCCCGGTCGAAGACCTCGGGATCCGAAAGGGGATGGCCGAACTCTACGGCTTCGACGAGGACGACCGTGACGGGATGAACGAGCACGCCGAGCGGTGGCGGCCGTATCGGAGCCACGCGAGCAGGTATCTCTGGCGCGTCGTCGACTGA
- a CDS encoding 3-hydroxyacyl-CoA dehydrogenase/enoyl-CoA hydratase family protein, translating into MDIDDVNAVAVLGAGSMGHGIAEVAALAGFEVRLRDIEEEFVRNGYEQIEWSLDKLVEQGQISESDAESTLDRISTHVDIAEAVDDVDVVIEAVPEKVSIKRDVYADLAAAAPDEAVFATNTSSISITELGEMTDRPARFCGMHFFNPPIRMELVEVISGEETSESTLDLVTELAEEMGKTPVRVHKDSPGFIVNRVLTPLMNEAAWIVEEGDATVAEVDSTTKYGLGLPMGSFELADQVGIDVGYHVLEYMQEKIGDAYRPCPLLEAKVEAGDLGKKTGAGFYDYESGDGAQVPSDQVREDVADRLLAVLANEVAGLIENEVAEAEAIDTAVKLGGRWADGPALMLDERDLSELLDVLDERYEETGEERYEAVSYLRELVDAGSSFHGSAEVEDANGDDGYDYDAVTVEVRERVGHVVLDRPHRMNTITDTILEELRDAVERFEDDEEVRSVLITGAGDRAFSAGADIQAMAGGAGDVNRAADLSRLGQETFGRLESSELPVVAGVDGYCLGGGMELATGADLRVASERSEFGQPEHDLGLIPGWGGTVRLQRIVGMGRAKEIIFTADRYDAETMADYGFVNEVVANEELEARAFELARDLAAGPPIAQRYTKRAMHRGWDDVDAGLDVEAQSFGLLFDTEDLMTGMTAFMGDSEPEFEGK; encoded by the coding sequence ATGGATATCGACGACGTCAACGCCGTCGCGGTTCTCGGCGCGGGGAGTATGGGCCACGGGATCGCCGAGGTAGCCGCGCTCGCCGGGTTCGAGGTCCGCCTCCGCGACATCGAAGAGGAGTTCGTGCGAAACGGCTACGAGCAGATCGAGTGGTCGCTGGATAAACTCGTCGAGCAGGGACAGATATCGGAGTCCGACGCCGAGTCGACGCTCGATCGTATTTCGACGCACGTCGACATCGCGGAGGCGGTCGACGATGTCGACGTCGTCATCGAGGCCGTCCCGGAGAAGGTTTCGATCAAGAGAGACGTCTACGCAGACCTCGCTGCGGCCGCTCCCGACGAAGCGGTCTTCGCGACGAATACGTCGAGTATCTCGATCACCGAACTGGGCGAGATGACGGATCGTCCGGCGCGATTCTGCGGGATGCACTTCTTTAATCCGCCGATTCGGATGGAACTCGTCGAAGTCATCTCCGGCGAGGAGACGAGCGAGTCGACGCTCGATCTCGTCACCGAACTCGCAGAAGAGATGGGAAAGACGCCCGTCCGAGTGCACAAAGACAGTCCGGGATTCATCGTCAACCGCGTGCTCACGCCACTGATGAACGAGGCGGCGTGGATCGTCGAGGAGGGTGACGCGACCGTCGCCGAGGTCGATTCCACGACGAAGTACGGCCTCGGGCTCCCGATGGGGAGCTTCGAGTTGGCCGATCAGGTCGGCATCGACGTCGGCTATCACGTCCTCGAGTATATGCAAGAAAAAATCGGCGACGCCTACCGACCGTGTCCGCTCCTCGAAGCGAAGGTCGAGGCGGGCGACCTCGGCAAGAAAACGGGAGCCGGGTTCTACGACTACGAATCGGGCGATGGCGCGCAGGTGCCGTCCGATCAGGTCCGCGAGGACGTCGCCGACCGGCTCTTGGCCGTCCTCGCCAACGAAGTGGCCGGGCTCATCGAGAACGAGGTCGCCGAGGCTGAGGCGATCGACACGGCCGTCAAACTCGGCGGCCGATGGGCTGACGGCCCCGCGCTGATGCTCGACGAACGGGACCTCTCGGAACTTCTCGACGTGCTCGACGAGCGTTACGAGGAGACGGGCGAGGAGCGCTACGAGGCCGTCTCGTACCTCCGCGAACTCGTCGACGCCGGGAGCAGTTTCCACGGGTCGGCCGAGGTGGAAGACGCCAACGGCGACGACGGCTACGACTACGACGCGGTCACCGTCGAGGTCCGCGAGCGCGTCGGTCACGTCGTCTTGGACCGACCCCACCGGATGAATACGATCACCGACACGATTCTCGAAGAACTCCGCGACGCGGTCGAGCGCTTCGAGGACGACGAGGAGGTTCGATCGGTGCTCATCACCGGCGCGGGTGACCGGGCGTTCTCCGCCGGGGCAGACATCCAGGCAATGGCGGGCGGCGCGGGCGACGTCAATCGCGCGGCCGACCTCTCGCGGCTCGGACAGGAGACCTTTGGCCGACTGGAGTCCTCGGAGCTCCCGGTCGTCGCGGGCGTCGACGGCTACTGTCTCGGTGGTGGGATGGAACTCGCGACGGGCGCGGACCTCCGCGTCGCCTCCGAGCGCTCGGAGTTCGGCCAGCCCGAACACGACCTCGGGCTCATCCCCGGCTGGGGCGGCACCGTCCGACTCCAGCGCATCGTCGGAATGGGTCGTGCGAAGGAGATCATCTTCACCGCGGATCGCTACGACGCCGAGACGATGGCCGACTACGGCTTCGTCAACGAGGTCGTCGCCAACGAGGAGCTCGAAGCGCGCGCGTTCGAGTTGGCGCGGGACCTCGCGGCGGGGCCGCCGATCGCCCAGCGGTACACGAAGCGCGCGATGCACCGCGGCTGGGACGACGTCGACGCCGGACTGGACGTCGAGGCGCAGTCGTTCGGCCTGCTCTTCGACACCGAGGACCTGATGACCGGAATGACGGCGTTTATGGGCGACTCGGAGCCCGAATTCGAGGGGAAGTGA
- a CDS encoding 5'-deoxyadenosine deaminase: protein MLLAGTVVADPETVYEEGAVVVVGSEVVAVGPRSEIEAAHPDHSVREFDLISPGLVGGHIHSVQSVGRGIADDTALLEWLSAHVLPMEASLGEGEMRTAAELGYLELLESGTTTAIDHLSVHHAEAAFEAALDLGIRGRLGKVLMDQRAPEGLREDADEALASTERLLKTYHGAADGRIQYAVTPRFAVSCTEACLRGAREIADRYDGVRIHTHASENAEEIATVEADTGMRNVEWLDEVGLTGEDVVLAHCVHTDEREREILAETDTHVTYCPSSNMKLASGIAPIVDYLDRGINVALGNDGPPCNNTLDPFTEMKQASLLQKVDQLDPEATPAQVVFEMATLGGARAAGFENVGALRPGWKADVIALDTDLTRATPLYDPLSHLVFSAHGDDVTFAMVDGDVVYDEAFGGLQTGDADGIRERARRVADGLRE, encoded by the coding sequence ATGCTACTGGCAGGAACGGTCGTCGCCGATCCGGAGACCGTCTACGAGGAGGGAGCAGTCGTCGTCGTGGGAAGCGAGGTCGTCGCAGTCGGGCCGCGATCGGAGATCGAAGCCGCTCACCCCGACCACTCCGTTCGGGAGTTCGACCTGATTTCACCGGGGCTCGTCGGCGGACACATCCACTCCGTCCAGAGCGTCGGGCGTGGAATCGCCGACGACACCGCGCTCTTGGAGTGGCTCTCGGCGCACGTCCTCCCGATGGAGGCGTCGCTGGGGGAGGGTGAAATGCGCACGGCGGCCGAACTCGGGTACCTCGAACTGCTCGAAAGCGGAACGACGACCGCCATCGACCACCTGTCGGTCCACCACGCCGAAGCGGCGTTCGAGGCCGCGCTCGATCTCGGGATCCGCGGTCGACTCGGGAAGGTGTTGATGGACCAACGGGCCCCGGAGGGACTCCGCGAGGACGCCGACGAGGCGCTGGCCTCGACCGAGCGCCTGCTCAAAACCTACCACGGCGCGGCCGACGGCCGGATTCAGTACGCGGTCACGCCGCGATTCGCCGTGAGCTGTACCGAGGCGTGCCTCCGCGGCGCGCGCGAGATCGCCGACCGCTACGACGGCGTCCGGATCCACACCCACGCCAGCGAGAACGCCGAGGAGATCGCGACCGTCGAGGCCGACACCGGAATGCGGAACGTCGAGTGGCTCGACGAGGTCGGCCTGACCGGCGAGGACGTCGTGCTCGCCCACTGCGTCCACACGGACGAACGCGAGCGGGAAATCCTCGCGGAGACGGACACGCACGTCACCTACTGCCCCTCCTCGAACATGAAACTCGCCTCCGGGATCGCGCCGATCGTCGACTACCTCGACCGGGGGATCAACGTCGCACTCGGCAACGACGGCCCGCCCTGCAACAACACGCTCGATCCCTTCACCGAGATGAAACAGGCGAGCCTCCTCCAGAAGGTCGATCAGTTGGATCCGGAGGCAACGCCCGCGCAGGTCGTCTTCGAGATGGCGACCCTCGGCGGCGCTCGCGCGGCGGGCTTTGAGAACGTCGGCGCGCTCCGCCCGGGGTGGAAGGCGGACGTGATCGCGCTCGATACGGACCTAACGCGCGCGACGCCGCTGTACGACCCGCTCTCGCATCTCGTCTTCTCGGCGCACGGCGACGACGTGACGTTCGCGATGGTCGACGGCGACGTCGTCTACGACGAGGCCTTCGGCGGCCTCCAGACTGGCGACGCCGACGGCATCCGCGAGCGGGCGAGACGGGTCGCCGACGGGCTTCGGGAGTGA